GAAATCCTTGAAGACCTCAAGCACATTCCGGGACCTAAATTATTGCATTGCATTACTACAAAGGGAAAGGGTTATTATCTCGCCGAACAAGATCAAACCAAATGGCATGCACCAGGTTTGTTTGACAAAGTAACAGGCGAAATTTTTAAGAAGATTCCTGAAAAACCATTGCCACCAAAATATCAGGAGGTGTTTGGCCATACCATTGTTGAACTGGCAAAGCAAAACTCAAAATCATGGGCATTACGCCTGCGATGCCTTCAGGTTCTTCGTTAAATATTATGATGAAAGAAATGCCGAGGCGTGCGTTTGATGTGGGCATTGCAGAGCAACATGCAGTCACTTTTGCAGCAGGTCTTGCTACGCAGGGGATTAATTCCATTTGCAATGTCTACAGCACCTTTCTACAGCGAGGCTATGATCAGGTAATTCATGATGTGGCTATTCAAAAGCTACACGTGGTTTTTTGTCTGGATCGTGGCGGTTTGGTGGGAGAAGACGGTGTAACGCACCAAGGCAGTTTTGATCTTGCGTATATGCGCATACTTCCCAACATGGTAGTAAGTGCCCCGATGAATGAAGAGGAGTTGCGTAACCTGATGTACACGGCGCAACTGGAGAAAAATAACGGACCGTTTTCGATTCGGTATCCAAGAGGAGAAGGCGTAATGGCTGACTGGAGAAAACCATTTACAGAATTGGAGATTGGTAAAGGCCGGCAGATCTGCAATGGTGAAGAGGTATGCATATTATCTATCGGTCATCCCGGAAATTTTGCAGTAGAAGCATGTAAAGAATTGAGACTTGATGATATTTATCCGGCACACTATGACATGCGTTTTGTGAAACCATTGGATGAAGATCTCTTACATGAAGTTTTTAAGAAATTCAAAAAGATCATTACGGTGGAAGACGGTGCCGTGCAAGGCGGATTCGGAAGTGCAATTTTAGAATTTATGAATGAGCATCATTATACAGCGCATGTTAAAAGGCTCGGTATTCCTGATAAGTTTATTGAACACGGCTCATTGAAGGAGTTGCACCATTTGTGTGGTTTTGATGCCGACGGAATAATGGAAGCGGTGAGGGAGATGGTGAAGGAGCGGGTGGTGGTGAAGGTGGTGTGATATAAAATCTATGATAAACTATTCAAATTGAAATGAAGATGCGATTAAATGAAATGGGAAAGCAGAATTAATACGCAAATAAGCCCTACGGTTAAAAAAATACTTTTGCAGTATGATATCTGAAACCAAACAAAAGATCATACTTGACAGGCTGGCATCGTTAAATCCAATTTCTGTGGCGGTTTTGGTTCTTTTGCGCGGAGATCAAAGAGACGATAGTGATCTTGATATTTTAGTTGATACACAGCCCATTATAGTTTACTTGATCTTATTGACCTTGAACAGCAACTACACAGCATTCGGGTACCAAAGTAGACCTGGTAACCAAAAAGATCATTGTCTCCTTACTTCAAGCCGTATATCGAGAAAAATCTTGTTTATCTCCATGCTGCAGGCTAAGCCGGAGCTGACATATTTGAAACATATCCTTGACTGTTGTGTATCAATAGAAGAGTACACGCAGTCTATGAATGAAGAAAATTTCTTAAGAGATAAAAAACTCAGGATGCTGTAATCAGAAATTTTGAAGTTATTGGAGAGGCTACAAAACATTTATCTGATGCGTTTAGAACAAGTCATTCAAATATTGAATGGAAAAAAATAGCAGGTTTAAGAGATAAGCTAATTCATGACTATATGGGAATTGATCTTTGGTCAATATGGGTATTAGCTACTGAAATGATTCCTGATTTTAGTACAGAAATAAAGAAAATTATTTCGGGTGAAGAGGATTGATAGGTAAGAGATACCTGAGAAAAAGCAACCATATTATCCCAAATGCTCCAAAGTAATCACTTCTCTCTCCGTCAGTTCCCTCCATTCTCCGCGAGGCAGACTTTTCTTCGTCAGTCCTGCATATAATACACGATCCGGTTTGATCACAGTGTAACCAAGGTGTTCGAAAATGCGGCGCACAATGCGGTTTTTGCCAATGTGCAATTCGATGCCGACAACAGTCTTATCTTTATCGTTGGTGTAAGCGATTTCATCTACCGTGGCAAGCCCGTCTTCGAGCACTATTCCTTTTCCAATTTTTTCCAGGTCATCCAGTTCCAGCTTTTGTTCAGGGTAACCTCATACACTTTCTTTACTTTTTTGCTGGATGTGTAAGCCGTTGCGAGAGGTCACCGTCATTTGAATAATAACAATCCGGTAGTATTTCTATCGAGACGCCCTACCGGGAACAACCGTTCGGTAGATGCTCCATTGATGAGTTCCATCACCGTTTTCCTGCCACGGTCATCTTCTGTGGTGGTGATGTGAAATTTTGGTTTGTTAAGCAGGATGTACACTTTCTTCCATAAGCAACTTTCTCTCCTTTGTATTTTACGCTGTCATTTTTTTGTACGCGATAACCGGGTTCTTTGATTACTTTATTATTTACAGTCACTAAACCTTCTTCAATAAATTCCTCGCATTTTCTCCCGGCTGCAATTCCTGCGTTTGATAAATACTTGTTGAGCTGCACACCTTTTTCAATAGCTGCAGTTTCTGCGGACACGTGCGGAGTATTAGCTGAAGAGGTCGGTCGCGGAAGTAATGGCTTGCGCTGATAAGTTCGCTTTTG
The genomic region above belongs to Chitinophagaceae bacterium and contains:
- a CDS encoding DUF86 domain-containing protein, whose translation is MRNFEVIGEATKHLSDAFRTSHSNIEWKKIAGLRDKLIHDYMGIDLWSIWVLATEMIPDFSTEIKKIISGEED